The following coding sequences lie in one Arachis ipaensis cultivar K30076 chromosome B03, Araip1.1, whole genome shotgun sequence genomic window:
- the LOC107630962 gene encoding probable mediator of RNA polymerase II transcription subunit 26c, with product MDLDDFRSILDTARVDVWAFFDAAIDVASADNADELKRRRDGIVERLYAATATPPRCLNCEANAVEAHNQQNKSSEDEDMDPFGGLFDDEQKKILEIKHQLEDPHQSEDSLAELLQNLADMDITFQALEETDIGRNVNRLRKHSSSEVRRLVKLLVRKWKEIVDEWVKLKAPGEPATASTVIGDDEDSPQQRNQRNGHHQIPGFACSPNSENGNFESSETEPKPKPIPRKEALPKPAQKSPSPLPSVPTPPPPQNRQKESNFDAERLASARKRLQENYKEAANAKKQRTIQVMDLHELPKPKAKNVFFGKNKGGMGSQGRKW from the exons ATGGATTTGGATGATTTCCGATCCATACTGGACACCGCCCGCGTCGACGTTTGGGCTTTCTTTGACGCTGCAATCGACGTCGCTTCCGCCGATAACGCCGATGAATTGAAGCGCCGCCGGGACGGAATCGTCGAGCGCCTTTACGCCGCTACTGCCACGCCTCCCCGGTGTCTGAATTGCGAAGCAAATGCCGTCGAAGCACACAATCAGCAAAACAAATCGTCAGAGGACGAGGATATGGATCCTTTTGGAGGCTTATTCGATGACGAGCAGAAGAAGATTCTAGAAATTAAGCACCAACTTGAAGATCCTCACCAG TCGGAAGATTCGTTGGCGGAGTTGCTACAGAATCTGGCGGACATGGATATTACATTCCAGGCTTTAGAG GAAACTGACATTGGGAGGAACGTGAATCGGTTAAGGAAGCATTCCTCCAGTGAAGTTCGCAGATTGGTGAAGCTTCTTGTCAG GAAGTGGAAGGAAATTGTAGATGAATGGGTGAAGCTGAAGGCACCTGGAGAACCTGCTACTGCTAGTACTGTCATTG GTGATGATGAAGATTCGCCTCAGCAGAGGAATCAACGAAATGGGCATCATCAG ATTCCTGGTTTTGCATGCTCGCCAAATTCAGAGA ATGGCAATTTTGAGTCTTCCGAAAcagaaccaaaaccaaaaccaattcCTCGCAAAGAAGCTCTGCCAAAACCAGCTCAAAAATCACCATCACCGTTACCATCGGTTCccactcctcctcctcctcaaaaC AGACAAAAAGAGAGCAATTTTGACGCGGAGAGACTTGCTTCAGCAAGAAAACGACTTCAAGAGAACTACAAAGAGGCTGCAAATG CGAAAAAGCAAAGAACGATACAGGTGATGGACCTGCATGAGTTGCCAAAACCAAAAGCCAAGAATGTTTTCTTTGGAAAGAACAAAGGCGGCATGGGTTCTCAGGGAAGGAAATGGTGA